The DNA region AGGCGGTGCCAGCCCGTCCACTCCTGGCCCGGCTCCAGGCCGTCCTCGCGGGTGTCGGTCTTCGGGTCCACGTCGCCGAAGCTCTCCGCCACCGGCTCGGTGCGCTCCCAGCCGGTCCGCGAGGGCGCGAACAGCGACTTGGCCTTCTCCACGTCCCCGCCCTTGACCGCGGCGGCGAACGCCTCGACGGCCGGGATCGTGGCGTCCGCCTGCTCCTGCGCGTACGTGCGGTAGGCGCCGACCGCGGCCGTCAGACGCGGGTCGGCCGCCGCCGCGGAACCCTCCCCGCCGGTGACGGTGATCTTCTGGCGGATGCCGTCACCGACCATCCCCGGCTTGCAGGCGATCTCGTACGAACCGGCCTTGATCTCGGCGGTGATGCTCGCCTTCGTCCCCGGGCCGATGTTCTCCCGCTCGGTGACGATCTTGTCGCCCTCGGCGTAGACGTAGACCTCGGTGGTCTTCGAACCCTTGTTGGCGATGTCCAGGACGACGTGACCGGCCGGGAACGTGGTCTTCGAGACCTCGCAGGCGGTGTCGGTGGCATTGACCTTGACGGCGTCGGAGGAGGCCTTGTCGTCCTTCTTCTGCGAGCAGCCGGCCAACGCGGCGCTCGCCACAGCGAGGGTGAGCAGCATGGCTGCGGTGGAACGACGGGCGGACATGCAAGCTCCAGCGGTCAGGGCGGGGCGAATGAGGGCAGGGCTGAGCGTGGACGGGGAAAGGCACTGTCGGCCCCCCGCCCACTTAGCTTAGGCATACCTTATGGATATCGGATTTCGCCGTCCATTCCCGCGACGGTAAAGCTTAGGCAAGGTCGTCGATGCAGGTGGGAGTGGTTGCGGCACGGACTACCGGCCGGTAGGACGATCATTTTCGGCCATCGGGGCTCGCGGACGGCTCGCTCACCGGCGCGCCGAAGCGGGCAGGGGGCGCGTGCCCCGGGTGGCACGCCCGCAGCCGACGGTGCCCCCACCCCGGGCGGAGGGGGTGGGGGCACCGGACGGACGAGAGCGGAGCGGGCGGACGGCCGGGACCGGACGGGACGGTGGCCCCGCTCAGCGCCCGGGAGCCCGGCGGGCGGCGGCGCGGGCGGTCCAGCGGCCCTCGTGCCGACTGATCCGGATCGGGTGGCCGAAGGTCGCACTCACCAGCTCGGTGGTCATCGCCTCGTCGACCGGACCCGCGGCGACCGTCTCCCCCTCGCGCAGCAGCAGCGCGTGCGTGGTCGACTCCGGCAGCTCCTCCAGGTGGTGCGTCACCAGCACGCTCGCCAGGTCCGGGTGCTGGTGGCGCAGCAGGTCCAGGCTGTCCAGCAGCAGCTCGCGGGCGGTCAGGTCCAGCCCGGTGGCCGGCTCGTCGAGCAGCAGCAGGCGCGGGCTGGGCATCAGGGCACGGGCGATCAGCGCCCGCCCCCGCTCGCCCTGGGAGAGCGTGGTCCACGGCGACTCCGCCGCGGCCGCCATGCCCAGGGTGTCGATCAGGCGCTCGGCACGGTCGAGCTCCTCCGGGACCGGCTTGCGGTGCAGGTCCGGCTCGATGGTGTTGGTCAGGCCGGTGAGCACCACCTCGCGCACGGTCAGCGGCGAGCGGAGCGGGTGCCGCGGGTTGACGTGGCCGAGGTGGGCGCGCAGCTCGCGGACGTCGACCCGGCCCAGCCGGCGGCCGAGCACGTCCACCTCGCCCCGGGTGGGGTGGGAGACCGCGCCGAGCAGGGCGAGCAGTGTCGACTTGCCGGCGCCGTTGGGGCCGAGCAGCGCCCAGTGCTGGCCCGGGCGGATCTCCAGGTCGATCCCGCGCAGCAGGTGACGCCCGTCGCGTACGACGTCGACGCCGCGGGTGCGCAGCAGCGGGCCGGCGAAGGAAGGATCGGGCGTGCTCATGGCGGCGGGCCTCCGGGGGTGGGTGCCGGGCAGGGTCTCGGGCACGGCGCCGAACCGGGCGGGCGCGGCGCCGACCGTCCGCGTGCAGAGTACAACCGTCGGCCCGGGGACGGCCGGGGCGTCCGAGCGGTGGACACCGGTCACCTTCCGCACGCCCCTGTTGCAGAGCGGCAGTTGGCAGGAGGATCGGGGAACCGCGCGGGCCGGCCGAGCCGTCCCGCGAGGCAGGATCCGCACGGTGGAGGGGGCGTGGTCATGGCAGGGACGAACGAACCGGTGGAGACCGGTTCGGGGCGGGCCGGGACGCTGCACGGACGGTTCGAGGAGCACGCGCGGCGGACGCCCGACGCGGTGGCCGTCCGGTGCGCCGGGCGGGAGCTCGGCTACGCGGAGCTCGACGCCCGGGCCGACCGGCTGGCCCGCCACCTGGCCGGCCTGGGCCTCACCCCCGGCCGGCGCGCCGCCGTCGCGTTCGGCCGCGGCACCGAGGTGTACGTCGCGCTGCTCGCCGTGCTGAAGACCGGCGCCGCGTACGTGCCGCTCGAACCGAGCGCGCCCGACCCGCTGCTGCGGCACGTGCTGGCCGAGACCGACCCGGTGCTCGTCGTCACCGAGGAGAGCCACCGCCTGCGGCTCTCCGACGCGGGCGCGCGCACCGTGGTCTGCGTGGACTCGGCGGCCGCCGGGATCGCCGGACTGCCCGCCCTGCCGCGCACGGAGGGCGTCGGACCGGAGGATCCGGCGGTGGTGTTCACCACCTCGGGCACCACCGGCGAGCCGCGCTGCGTGCTGGTCGAGCACCGCAACCTGCTGGCCCTGCACCACGGGTGGTGCGAGGTGTACGGACTCTCCCCCGCCGACCGGATCCTGACGACGGCGAGCCTGGAGTTCGACGTCTTCACCGCCGACTGGATCCGCGCGCTCTGCTCCGGCGCCACGCTCGTCGTCGCCCCGCGCAACCACACCCTGGACCGCAGCGCCGAGATCACCGACCTGCCGGCGCTCGTCGCCGACGAGCGGATCACCGTGCTGGAGCTGAACGTCCGCAACGCGCGCCGCCTCGCGGCCCACCTCGCCGTGGCCGACGGGGAGCCCGGCGGCGCGAGCGGCCACCCGGACGGCGGTGCGGTCGGCGCGGTCGCCGCCGCCCGGGCCCGGGCGCGTGCCGCGAGCGGCTCCCGGCTGCCCGGCGTGCGGGTGCTCACCGTCGGCGCCGAGAAGTTCTGGCTGGACGAACACCTCGCCCTGAAGCGGCTGCTGGGCCCGGAGACCCGGGTGATCAACGTGTACGGGCTGGCCGAGGCCGCCGTCGACAGCACCTGGTACGAGCCGCCGGACGCGAACGACGTGCCGGACGGCGAACGGCTCTCGCTGGTCGGCGTGCCCTTCCCGGGCGTCAGGGTCCACGTCCTCGGCACGGACGGCTTCCCCGCCCCGCCCGGGACGGTCGGCGAGATCGCGCTCGCCGGCCCGGGGCTCGGCCGCGGCTACCTCAACCGGGCGGCCGAGACCGCGCAACGGTTCGTCCGGGCCGTCTACGACCCGGACGGCAGGGTCCTGCGCACCGGTGACTACGGCCGCCTCGGGCCCGGCGGGGTCCTGGAGTTCGTCGCCCGCGCCTCGACCGCCCTCGGGACGCCGGGCCTCGCCAGGCCCACCGCGCCGGCCGCGTCCATGGAGGCTGCGGAGGCCCTGGCCTACACCGTCGTGCGCGGGGTGGTGGCGGCGAACCGCGTCGAGGCCCTGCTGCGCGCGCATCCCGGGGTGCGGGAGGCGGTGGTCACCACGGTCCAGGTCTCGCCCACCCGGCGGGA from Kitasatospora sp. NBC_00458 includes:
- the efeO gene encoding iron uptake system protein EfeO, whose product is MSARRSTAAMLLTLAVASAALAGCSQKKDDKASSDAVKVNATDTACEVSKTTFPAGHVVLDIANKGSKTTEVYVYAEGDKIVTERENIGPGTKASITAEIKAGSYEIACKPGMVGDGIRQKITVTGGEGSAAAADPRLTAAVGAYRTYAQEQADATIPAVEAFAAAVKGGDVEKAKSLFAPSRTGWERTEPVAESFGDVDPKTDTREDGLEPGQEWTGWHRLEKSLWADGKIGDEEKRLADQLVADLKDWQKKIPEAEITATGMANGAKELLDEVATGKVTGEEDRYSHTDLADFAANVEGAKKAYELLKPVAAEKDAELAKTLDAEFTALEGLLAKYKQADASYTSYDKVTEAERKTFSDAVNALAEPLSKLAAAVSPK
- a CDS encoding ABC transporter ATP-binding protein, producing MSTPDPSFAGPLLRTRGVDVVRDGRHLLRGIDLEIRPGQHWALLGPNGAGKSTLLALLGAVSHPTRGEVDVLGRRLGRVDVRELRAHLGHVNPRHPLRSPLTVREVVLTGLTNTIEPDLHRKPVPEELDRAERLIDTLGMAAAAESPWTTLSQGERGRALIARALMPSPRLLLLDEPATGLDLTARELLLDSLDLLRHQHPDLASVLVTHHLEELPESTTHALLLREGETVAAGPVDEAMTTELVSATFGHPIRISRHEGRWTARAAARRAPGR
- a CDS encoding AMP-binding protein is translated as MAGTNEPVETGSGRAGTLHGRFEEHARRTPDAVAVRCAGRELGYAELDARADRLARHLAGLGLTPGRRAAVAFGRGTEVYVALLAVLKTGAAYVPLEPSAPDPLLRHVLAETDPVLVVTEESHRLRLSDAGARTVVCVDSAAAGIAGLPALPRTEGVGPEDPAVVFTTSGTTGEPRCVLVEHRNLLALHHGWCEVYGLSPADRILTTASLEFDVFTADWIRALCSGATLVVAPRNHTLDRSAEITDLPALVADERITVLELNVRNARRLAAHLAVADGEPGGASGHPDGGAVGAVAAARARARAASGSRLPGVRVLTVGAEKFWLDEHLALKRLLGPETRVINVYGLAEAAVDSTWYEPPDANDVPDGERLSLVGVPFPGVRVHVLGTDGFPAPPGTVGEIALAGPGLGRGYLNRAAETAQRFVRAVYDPDGRVLRTGDYGRLGPGGVLEFVARASTALGTPGLARPTAPAASMEAAEALAYTVVRGVVAANRVEALLRAHPGVREAVVTTVQVSPTRRERVAYAVTEPGAPDTDGWSLSAYLNARLAAEFSEGDAPAAVVPLPELPRTRAGKLDHGALPLPAPADHTAPRRTVARKGSGGKGGARLRAAAGHDGATGCGWLAAALPFAVLAWVLTDLIWPGSTDVSAVPGPYATYFRVLYVFEWGSFGLGMAWLFAGPVVLARLERPAWLSVPAYLAVFWLLASWWPQDNTYRTSAPTDWPRQSLLVYLFNVALMVSAAVVVRFLAWRRPSPTKPR